In Achromobacter xylosoxidans A8, a single window of DNA contains:
- a CDS encoding porin: MKKLYVAAAATALSGAAYAQSSSVTLYGLIDTGIGYANVDGTYTDPATGSRTRVDSSRIGSTTGTTAGSRWGLRGKEDLGDGLYALFQLESGYDSRNGNSLQSGRLFGREATVGLGSADWGEVRLGRQYNVAARYFTGMFGSSFGGGFNQLNTGAGLGFSSAYFVRYDNLIVYETPSMAGFKGAVGYAFNADDRRLAQTGFATADNTRAITAGLRYDNGPVMGFATYDQLNASNKLSQSQTDATPRSYIIGGSYDFEVVKVALAYNRMTDGWFAGKGFPNGGSIGGFTGTPSYAFVKGFRSNAYMLALAAPVGKSGGAFASWQRADANNKQLTGGDATSNTYSLGYNYNLSKRTDLYAVASYTTNWAFLDNAKATEVNMGIRHRF, from the coding sequence ATGAAAAAGCTATACGTCGCGGCGGCCGCCACGGCACTGTCCGGCGCCGCCTATGCGCAGTCCTCTTCCGTCACGCTCTATGGCCTTATCGATACCGGCATCGGCTACGCCAACGTCGACGGCACCTACACCGATCCCGCCACCGGCAGCCGCACCCGCGTCGACAGCAGCCGCATCGGATCCACCACCGGCACCACCGCGGGTTCGCGCTGGGGCCTGCGCGGCAAGGAAGACCTGGGCGACGGCCTGTATGCGCTGTTCCAGCTGGAGTCCGGCTACGACAGCCGCAACGGCAACTCGCTGCAAAGCGGCCGCCTCTTCGGCCGCGAAGCCACGGTGGGCCTGGGCAGCGCCGACTGGGGCGAGGTCCGCCTGGGCCGGCAGTACAACGTCGCCGCGCGCTACTTCACCGGCATGTTCGGCTCATCGTTCGGCGGCGGCTTCAATCAATTGAACACCGGCGCCGGCCTGGGCTTCAGCTCGGCCTACTTCGTGCGCTACGACAACCTGATCGTCTATGAAACCCCGTCGATGGCCGGCTTCAAGGGCGCCGTCGGCTACGCCTTCAACGCCGACGACCGCCGCCTCGCCCAGACCGGTTTCGCCACCGCCGACAACACTCGCGCCATCACCGCCGGCCTGCGCTACGACAACGGCCCCGTCATGGGCTTTGCCACCTACGACCAGCTCAACGCCTCGAACAAGCTGAGCCAGAGCCAGACCGATGCCACGCCGCGTTCCTACATCATCGGCGGCTCCTACGACTTTGAAGTCGTCAAGGTGGCCCTGGCCTACAACCGCATGACCGACGGCTGGTTCGCCGGCAAGGGCTTCCCCAACGGCGGCAGCATCGGCGGATTTACCGGTACGCCGTCCTACGCCTTCGTCAAGGGCTTCCGCTCCAATGCCTACATGCTGGCGCTGGCCGCCCCGGTCGGCAAATCCGGCGGCGCCTTCGCATCGTGGCAACGCGCCGACGCCAACAACAAGCAGCTCACGGGCGGTGACGCCACCAGCAACACCTACAGCCTGGGCTACAACTACAACCTGTCCAAGCGCACCGATCTGTATGCGGTGGCCTCCTACACCACCAACTGGGCCTTCCTGGACAACGCCAAGGCGACCGAGGTGAATATGGGCATCCGCCATCGGTTCTAG
- a CDS encoding winged helix-turn-helix domain-containing protein — translation MADSSVINPPESSPRLQLADLELDLLRCRAYRNRQFLPLTPKEFGLLAFLMQRPGVVCVGWELAEQVWKMKLHVHDKRNFKSHAVAVAMRRLRKKVDAGSGPKLLHTIRGGSYLLTEGPL, via the coding sequence GTGGCTGACTCCTCCGTCATCAATCCCCCCGAGTCCAGTCCCAGGTTGCAGCTTGCCGACCTGGAGCTGGACTTGTTGCGTTGCCGCGCCTATCGCAACCGGCAGTTCCTGCCGCTGACGCCCAAGGAGTTCGGCTTGCTGGCTTTCCTGATGCAGCGGCCCGGGGTGGTGTGTGTGGGTTGGGAGCTTGCCGAGCAGGTCTGGAAAATGAAGCTGCATGTCCACGACAAGCGCAATTTCAAGTCCCATGCCGTTGCGGTCGCGATGCGCCGGCTGCGCAAGAAGGTCGATGCGGGTTCGGGTCCCAAGCTGCTGCATACGATACGGGGCGGCAGCTACCTGCTGACGGAAGGCCCGTTGTGA
- a CDS encoding DUF4148 domain-containing protein — protein sequence MQMIRKAALILALSAAATGAALAQPASPPAGLANPYGPSLTRAEVLADLALWKRAGVDRFWRGEETPDIYSPEYKAAFTEYFRLRSGPEYQAEVQRQNALR from the coding sequence ATGCAGATGATCCGCAAAGCCGCATTGATCCTGGCGCTGTCGGCCGCCGCTACCGGCGCGGCGCTGGCGCAGCCTGCGTCGCCTCCCGCCGGCCTGGCCAATCCCTACGGTCCGTCATTGACGCGTGCCGAAGTGCTGGCCGACCTGGCGCTCTGGAAGCGCGCGGGCGTGGACCGGTTCTGGCGTGGCGAGGAGACGCCGGACATTTACAGCCCGGAGTACAAGGCCGCATTCACTGAGTACTTCCGCCTGCGTTCGGGGCCGGAGTATCAAGCCGAAGTGCAGCGCCAGAACGCGCTGCGCTGA
- a CDS encoding class I SAM-dependent methyltransferase, with protein sequence MKFVKKITYALKRAIFRVSPALLRRLGANFQLRVPSRMFMEQEVFDYVNEHFRRGAAAPVARCLFIGLDKHNWHYDQLLSLDFYSIDLNPRNAAYGQPNRHVVGSATELSSHYPPHSFDVVFANGLIGFGLDTEEAFNQLMFECHRVLTGDGMLVLGYNDKPDRLSFKVEQAKGFQVYKTFEPGIAGMTGARHVVADGFQHCYVFLRPRRLGLAEQGLAW encoded by the coding sequence ATGAAGTTCGTCAAGAAAATAACCTACGCCCTGAAGCGCGCTATTTTCCGGGTTTCTCCGGCTCTCTTAAGAAGGTTGGGCGCCAATTTCCAGCTACGGGTGCCTAGCCGGATGTTCATGGAGCAAGAGGTCTTTGACTACGTCAATGAACATTTCCGGCGCGGCGCGGCGGCTCCCGTGGCCAGGTGCCTTTTCATCGGTCTGGATAAGCACAACTGGCATTACGACCAGCTGTTGAGTCTTGACTTCTATTCAATCGACCTGAATCCGCGCAATGCGGCCTACGGCCAGCCCAACAGGCACGTGGTGGGCTCGGCGACAGAGCTGTCCTCTCACTATCCACCCCACAGTTTTGATGTGGTGTTTGCCAATGGGTTGATCGGTTTTGGCCTGGATACCGAGGAGGCATTCAATCAATTGATGTTTGAATGCCATCGCGTCCTGACGGGCGATGGGATGCTGGTGCTCGGCTATAACGACAAGCCCGATCGTCTGAGCTTCAAGGTCGAGCAGGCCAAGGGGTTTCAGGTCTACAAGACATTTGAGCCCGGCATCGCCGGGATGACGGGTGCGCGGCACGTCGTGGCGGACGGGTTCCAGCATTGCTATGTGTTCTTGAGGCCCCGGCGCCTCGGGCTTGCGGAGCAGGGCCTGGCTTGGTAG
- a CDS encoding methyltransferase domain-containing protein, protein MTCFIGLDKHNWHYDRLLDPDFYSIDLNPRNAAYGQPNRHVVGSATELSSYYRPNSFDVVIANGLIGFGLDTEEAFNQLMFECHRVLASDGMLVLGYNDKPDRLNFNIEQAPGYQVFKTFEPGIAGMTGARHVVADGFQHCYVFLRPRRMGHVAGEMDIAAAA, encoded by the coding sequence GTGACCTGCTTCATCGGTTTGGATAAGCACAACTGGCACTACGACCGGCTGCTGGATCCGGACTTCTATTCAATAGATCTGAATCCGCGCAATGCGGCCTATGGCCAGCCCAACAGGCACGTGGTGGGTTCGGCAACCGAACTGTCTTCCTACTATCGGCCGAACAGCTTCGATGTGGTGATCGCCAATGGGCTTATCGGGTTTGGCCTGGATACCGAGGAAGCGTTCAACCAATTGATGTTTGAATGCCATCGCGTATTGGCCAGCGATGGAATGCTAGTGCTCGGCTACAACGACAAGCCCGACCGCCTGAACTTCAATATTGAGCAGGCCCCGGGTTATCAAGTCTTCAAGACCTTCGAGCCTGGCATAGCGGGTATGACAGGGGCGCGCCACGTCGTGGCGGACGGGTTTCAGCATTGCTATGTATTCCTGCGGCCACGGCGCATGGGGCATGTCGCCGGAGAGATGGATATTGCTGCTGCGGCTTGA
- a CDS encoding transposase, with protein sequence MDKSKPEGKPLEAKRQYHSREFKIEAVRQLEEGKVSGTQLSLMLGVKRSIIYRWKKELATHGPDVSFPGKGKARTDEQTEIQRLKRQLAEVTEERDILKKAAAYFARELP encoded by the coding sequence ATGGATAAATCCAAACCCGAAGGCAAGCCGCTTGAAGCCAAACGCCAGTATCACAGTCGGGAGTTCAAGATCGAGGCGGTCAGACAACTGGAGGAAGGCAAGGTCAGCGGCACGCAACTATCGCTGATGCTGGGCGTGAAGCGGTCGATTATTTACCGATGGAAGAAAGAGCTGGCGACACACGGCCCAGACGTCTCATTTCCCGGTAAAGGCAAGGCTCGCACCGACGAGCAGACCGAGATTCAGCGCCTCAAGCGTCAGTTGGCCGAGGTCACCGAAGAGCGCGATATCTTAAAAAAAGCGGCAGCGTACTTTGCGCGGGAACTGCCGTGA